A section of the Petrimonas sulfuriphila genome encodes:
- a CDS encoding DUF418 domain-containing protein — MEISTGKTSRIEVVDSLRGFAIMAILLVHNVDHFFFPEFPTHSPHWLTILDQLSVKIIFTLFSGKTYAIFTMLFGFTFYIQHNNQKKKGKDFGYRFLWRMALLAVFAVLNAAFFPAGDVLMLFVYVSLVLFICRNWPDRAVLVFIIVLLLQPVEWIHFILSRFNPAYQLPDFGAVSLHQQVVENTKNGSFLDFIRVNVTLGQKVSLMWALGSGRFLQAAGLFLLGFYIGRKQFFINTPDNLRFWKRVLIISSVSFILFNIIKKLLLQSDPMAQQTVGLIFDIWYKLALTFVLIASFVLLYEKRFFRKRLSGLRFYGKMSLTNYVSQSIFGALIYFPIGLYLAPYCGRTFSLAIGIAVFSLQMMFSRFWLGKHKQGPLEGIWHKWTWINS, encoded by the coding sequence ATGGAAATCTCAACAGGCAAGACAAGTCGTATAGAAGTAGTGGATTCCTTACGCGGATTTGCAATAATGGCGATCCTCCTGGTACACAATGTCGACCATTTCTTTTTCCCGGAATTTCCTACCCATTCGCCTCACTGGCTTACTATTCTGGACCAGCTCTCCGTGAAAATTATTTTCACTCTTTTTAGCGGAAAAACGTATGCCATCTTCACCATGCTTTTCGGCTTTACGTTTTATATCCAGCACAACAATCAAAAGAAAAAAGGGAAAGATTTCGGGTACCGTTTTTTGTGGCGAATGGCCCTTCTTGCCGTCTTTGCCGTCCTTAATGCGGCCTTCTTTCCTGCGGGAGATGTGCTCATGCTGTTCGTCTACGTTTCACTCGTCCTGTTTATTTGCCGCAACTGGCCGGACAGAGCCGTTCTGGTATTCATCATTGTCTTGCTGCTTCAACCGGTAGAATGGATACATTTTATTTTATCCCGGTTTAACCCGGCGTACCAATTGCCCGATTTTGGCGCGGTTTCGCTGCACCAGCAAGTTGTCGAGAACACGAAAAACGGCAGTTTTCTTGATTTTATCCGTGTCAACGTAACGCTTGGCCAGAAAGTAAGCCTTATGTGGGCCCTCGGTTCGGGCCGTTTTCTGCAAGCTGCCGGATTGTTCCTGTTGGGGTTTTATATCGGAAGAAAACAGTTCTTCATCAACACTCCCGATAATTTACGTTTCTGGAAAAGGGTTTTGATAATTTCATCCGTTTCCTTTATCCTGTTTAACATAATCAAAAAACTGCTGTTGCAGTCCGACCCCATGGCCCAACAAACCGTGGGCCTTATATTCGATATCTGGTATAAATTAGCGCTTACTTTTGTTCTGATAGCATCGTTTGTGTTGCTTTACGAAAAGCGTTTTTTTAGAAAAAGATTGTCCGGCTTACGTTTTTATGGGAAAATGAGCCTTACCAATTATGTCTCCCAGTCCATCTTCGGGGCACTGATCTATTTCCCCATCGGACTGTACCTGGCTCCGTATTGCGGGCGTACATTCAGCCTGGCGATAGGGATAGCTGTCTTTTCCCTGCAGATGATGTTTTCCAGGTTCTGGCTGGGGAAACACAAGCAAGGCCCTCTGGAAGGGATTTGGCACAAATGGACATGGATAAATAGTTAA